From a region of the Rouxiella sp. S1S-2 genome:
- the tssG gene encoding type VI secretion system baseplate subunit TssG has protein sequence MSETDIEIETAPETARFRVIGRLSEDFWQALMASPYHYDLFQLLRRLDAQAGQRYLLGQAPHPHYEPVRIGQSPSLAFAPSTVASVKRREESPLHDISIYSFGLFGPNGPLPLHLTEYAQQRVSQYGDNSMTRFLDIFHHRLTLLFYRAWADAQPTVSLDREDNRRFNHYLASLTGRGLPAQQNRDSINEHAPFAVAGHLTRQRHDPEGLEKILAFYFKVAVRIVANVPQWMHVGNKEQAQLRGGRAMPRLGQSMFLGVAVRDIQHKFRIELGPLRLASYEQFLPDRPLAKQLRDWVRQYLGIEYVWELRLILRQQDVAGVRIGAGQRLGYSSWLGEQPQALDRGELVFSTESY, from the coding sequence ATGAGCGAAACCGACATTGAAATAGAAACGGCGCCCGAGACCGCACGATTTCGAGTGATTGGCCGCTTGTCGGAGGATTTCTGGCAGGCGCTGATGGCATCCCCCTATCACTATGACCTGTTCCAGCTGCTGCGCCGCCTCGATGCGCAGGCGGGACAGCGTTATTTATTGGGTCAGGCACCGCATCCGCACTATGAACCCGTGCGCATCGGGCAGTCCCCTTCGCTGGCCTTTGCCCCCTCAACGGTCGCCAGCGTTAAGCGCCGTGAAGAGTCACCGCTGCACGATATCTCCATCTACAGCTTTGGCCTATTCGGTCCCAACGGCCCGCTGCCACTGCACCTTACCGAATATGCCCAGCAGCGTGTCAGTCAGTATGGCGACAACAGCATGACGCGTTTTCTGGATATTTTTCACCACCGGCTAACGCTGCTTTTCTATCGGGCCTGGGCAGACGCGCAGCCTACGGTGTCGCTCGACCGCGAAGATAACCGACGTTTCAATCACTATCTGGCCAGCCTGACAGGTCGAGGATTACCGGCACAGCAAAATCGCGACAGCATTAACGAACATGCCCCTTTTGCTGTCGCCGGGCATCTGACGCGTCAGCGCCATGACCCCGAAGGGCTGGAGAAAATTCTCGCGTTTTATTTCAAGGTCGCGGTCCGGATAGTCGCCAACGTGCCACAGTGGATGCATGTCGGTAATAAGGAACAGGCGCAGCTGCGCGGCGGACGTGCAATGCCACGTCTGGGTCAGAGCATGTTTTTGGGCGTGGCGGTGCGCGACATTCAGCATAAATTTCGCATCGAGTTAGGCCCGTTGCGGCTCGCCAGCTATGAGCAGTTCCTTCCTGACAGGCCGCTGGCAAAACAGCTTCGCGACTGGGTGCGGCAATACCTCGGCATAGAATATGTCTGGGAACTGCGGCTTATTTTGCGACAGCAAGACGTCGCGGGCGTGCGCATCGGAGCCGGTCAGCGGCTGGGCTACAGCAGTTGGCTGGGCGAGCAGCCGCAGGCGTTAGATCGCGGTGAATTAGTGTTTAGTACCGAATCTTATTAA
- the tssF gene encoding type VI secretion system baseplate subunit TssF encodes MNRKLLEYYNRELTYLREMGAEFAERNPKVAGRLGMRGIEVADPYVERLMEGFAFLTSRVQLKMDAEFPRFSQRLLEMIYPNYLAPTPSMAIIELQPDKTKGNINSGFTLPRGTMIENQTMKRRGITCKYQTAHDVTLLPLKIDSVELGGIPADLPLPSSELQSRGAVSALRIRLHSEGDVPLSRMAFDKLDFHLSGPDGHALGLLELLMQHSVGVVCQTPSPEGNYQLLPDNALRQEGFDSGQALLPDDLRNFSGYRLLQEYFAFPSRFMFFSISGMRPLIAASREKQQFDILILLDKAQSELERVVDKNHLAMYCTPAINLFSRSAERINVNELTNEYHLVVDNASPLDYEIYSVQKLYGSGKAMEKEQIFRPFWNTFSEDNRNYGAYFSARREQRTLSENARNYGTRTGYIGSEVFISLIDEQQSPWSPDLKYLMADVLCTNRDLPLILMQQGQDDFTLPTSAPVRKVVMRKGPTAPRPALAEGAISWKLISQLQLDYLSLMDVDAAQGAAALRQQLGLYANLAEAAIGKQIDGIRHCKLESVYRRVPEPGPIVFARGVAINLIVDEQSFSGMSPWLLGSVLEKLFARMVSINAFTEMTLSGLQKGEIGYWPPRMGKRMLI; translated from the coding sequence ATGAATCGCAAACTGCTTGAATATTACAACCGCGAGCTGACGTATCTGCGCGAAATGGGCGCCGAATTTGCCGAGCGAAATCCTAAAGTAGCAGGAAGATTGGGCATGCGCGGTATCGAGGTCGCTGACCCTTACGTTGAGCGGTTAATGGAAGGCTTCGCCTTTTTGACCTCTCGCGTGCAGTTGAAAATGGATGCCGAGTTTCCGCGTTTTTCCCAGCGACTGCTGGAAATGATCTACCCCAATTATCTGGCCCCCACGCCGTCGATGGCCATTATCGAACTGCAACCAGATAAGACTAAAGGCAATATCAACAGCGGCTTTACCCTTCCTCGCGGCACCATGATTGAAAATCAAACCATGAAGCGCCGCGGTATTACCTGCAAATATCAGACCGCGCACGACGTTACGCTGCTGCCGCTGAAAATAGACAGCGTAGAGTTGGGCGGCATTCCGGCCGATTTGCCGCTGCCCTCTTCAGAGCTGCAAAGCCGCGGTGCGGTCAGCGCGCTGCGCATCCGATTGCACAGCGAGGGTGACGTTCCCCTTAGCCGGATGGCGTTCGACAAGCTCGATTTTCACCTGAGTGGACCCGACGGGCATGCACTGGGCCTGCTTGAACTGCTGATGCAGCACAGCGTAGGCGTGGTGTGCCAAACGCCGTCACCGGAGGGGAATTATCAACTACTGCCCGACAATGCGCTGCGCCAGGAAGGATTCGACTCTGGGCAGGCGCTGTTGCCTGACGACTTACGCAATTTCAGCGGTTATCGGCTACTGCAGGAGTATTTTGCCTTCCCCAGCCGTTTCATGTTTTTCAGTATTTCAGGCATGCGCCCGCTGATTGCTGCAAGCCGCGAAAAACAGCAGTTTGATATTTTGATCCTGCTCGATAAGGCCCAGAGTGAGTTGGAGCGCGTAGTGGATAAAAACCATCTGGCGATGTACTGCACGCCCGCGATTAACCTGTTTAGCCGCAGCGCCGAGCGCATTAATGTCAATGAACTCACTAACGAATACCATTTGGTGGTCGACAACGCCAGTCCGCTGGACTACGAGATTTACTCGGTTCAAAAGCTCTACGGCAGTGGAAAAGCTATGGAGAAAGAGCAGATATTCCGCCCTTTCTGGAACACTTTTAGTGAAGATAACCGCAACTATGGCGCCTATTTCTCGGCACGTCGCGAACAGCGCACTCTGTCAGAAAATGCGCGAAATTACGGCACACGTACCGGTTATATCGGCTCTGAAGTATTTATTTCGCTGATTGACGAGCAGCAGTCGCCGTGGTCACCCGATTTGAAATACCTGATGGCCGATGTGCTTTGCACCAATCGCGACCTACCGCTGATTTTAATGCAGCAGGGACAGGACGATTTCACCCTGCCCACGTCGGCACCGGTGCGAAAAGTGGTGATGCGCAAAGGCCCGACTGCTCCTCGTCCGGCGCTGGCCGAGGGCGCCATTTCCTGGAAACTTATCAGCCAGCTTCAGCTCGACTACCTCAGCCTGATGGACGTTGATGCCGCGCAGGGTGCCGCCGCGCTGCGCCAACAGCTCGGCCTGTATGCCAATCTCGCGGAAGCCGCCATTGGCAAGCAAATTGACGGCATCCGCCACTGCAAACTCGAGTCGGTTTATCGCCGCGTTCCCGAACCGGGGCCGATCGTTTTTGCCCGCGGCGTGGCCATTAATCTGATCGTCGATGAGCAATCTTTTTCCGGTATGAGTCCCTGGCTGCTGGGCAGCGTGCTCGAAAAGTTGTTCGCCCGCATGGTGTCAATTAATGCCTTTACCGAAATGACGCTGAGCGGCCTGCAAAAAGGTGAAATCGGCTACTGGCCGCCGCGCATGGGCAAAAGGATGTTGATATGA
- the tssE gene encoding type VI secretion system baseplate subunit TssE yields MKPSSLMPEGDDLYRAGYQTRENNPRLTHRDTVQPALLDRLTDDEPEKREFNPAKNVITHSQLRRQVLRDLQWLFNCVNNEQQHGLDAFDQVRSSVLNFGVAPLAGKRMSDIEWNDIQKRLTQAIINFEPRIIARDLQVKCITDPKSLDTHNILSIEIKGNLWCVPWPLEFLFRTDIDLEIGRFELKDIG; encoded by the coding sequence ATGAAGCCCTCTTCTTTAATGCCGGAAGGCGATGACCTTTACCGTGCGGGCTACCAGACGCGGGAAAATAATCCGCGTTTGACTCACCGCGATACGGTGCAACCGGCGCTGCTCGACCGACTGACCGACGACGAACCCGAAAAGCGCGAGTTTAACCCAGCTAAAAACGTCATCACCCACAGTCAACTTCGCCGTCAGGTGCTGCGTGACCTGCAATGGCTGTTTAACTGCGTCAACAATGAACAGCAGCACGGCCTCGATGCCTTTGATCAGGTTCGCTCATCGGTGCTCAATTTTGGTGTCGCCCCGCTGGCAGGTAAACGTATGTCAGACATTGAATGGAACGATATTCAGAAGCGCCTTACGCAGGCCATCATCAACTTTGAACCCAGGATTATTGCGCGAGATTTGCAGGTGAAATGCATTACCGACCCTAAATCACTGGATACGCATAACATTCTGTCGATTGAAATAAAGGGTAATTTATGGTGCGTGCCGTGGCCGCTGGAGTTTCTGTTTCGTACCGATATTGATTTGGAGATCGGTCGTTTTGAACTTAAGGATATCGGCTAA
- a CDS encoding type VI secretion system-associated protein yields the protein MKVWIWPLCLLGLSSAAWGQDYRIAWSPGTKQAAYLDDVKSPLASSWCAPALPLRVVSQKKFDAAALEDFLPAVGELMHKECRRLITLHWQAVDAKGQLQQKGTALSKNGWKVVADQAKTPALAPENAAPTPAVLPSPQAADATPVSVFDTPDACHFRTYWGNASSAQFFPSGQKTLHCDAQKWLNGSAEALLYVSGYPLLDLPADAQKKGMSVVSANNQRLILANATANNSWLILPFDSAARAWRFNGKMAILHQAGTDSPSLKTLSQQWGLTGTSIPLNAVTVEKLHPEWRNPAADTLAKAIQADGK from the coding sequence ATGAAAGTATGGATTTGGCCCTTGTGCCTGCTTGGGCTGTCTTCTGCGGCCTGGGGGCAGGATTATCGCATTGCCTGGTCGCCCGGCACTAAACAGGCGGCCTACCTCGACGACGTTAAAAGCCCGCTCGCCAGCAGTTGGTGCGCGCCTGCGCTGCCGCTGCGCGTGGTGAGTCAAAAAAAGTTTGATGCAGCCGCGCTAGAAGATTTTCTGCCCGCCGTCGGTGAATTGATGCACAAAGAGTGTCGCAGGCTAATAACCCTTCATTGGCAGGCTGTGGATGCCAAAGGGCAGCTTCAGCAGAAAGGTACTGCACTGAGTAAAAATGGCTGGAAGGTGGTTGCCGACCAAGCGAAAACCCCCGCCTTGGCTCCTGAGAACGCTGCCCCCACACCTGCTGTCCTGCCGTCTCCCCAGGCGGCCGACGCTACGCCGGTCAGCGTCTTCGACACGCCCGATGCCTGTCATTTTCGAACCTATTGGGGCAATGCATCCTCTGCACAGTTTTTCCCCAGCGGGCAAAAAACGCTGCACTGTGACGCGCAAAAATGGCTCAACGGCAGTGCCGAGGCGCTGCTGTACGTTAGCGGCTATCCGCTGCTTGACCTGCCCGCCGATGCGCAAAAAAAGGGGATGTCAGTGGTCAGCGCCAATAATCAGCGGCTGATCCTCGCCAATGCAACGGCCAACAACAGCTGGCTGATCCTGCCCTTCGACAGCGCCGCCCGTGCGTGGCGATTCAACGGGAAAATGGCCATTCTACATCAGGCGGGTACAGACAGTCCGTCGCTGAAAACCCTGAGTCAACAGTGGGGATTAACCGGCACGAGCATCCCGCTCAACGCCGTCACCGTCGAAAAACTGCATCCTGAATGGCGCAATCCCGCCGCAGATACGCTGGCTAAGGCCATTCAGGCTGACGGTAAATAA
- a CDS encoding PP2C family serine/threonine-protein phosphatase: MNITFASTTNQGIRDSNQDCIGEVVGDRSACFVVCDGIAGIPGGDVAAKIACDTLVNHFKGEDHLDAQHIPQHIGRANQAILNAQRQNDALKNMGTTLVSLFIDRDYRLSYWAHAGDSRLYAFRRGYLMEHTRDHSLVQQMKDAGYQTQGVNSNLLYFALGMHEQREASYSDVLALEDGDVFLLCTDGFWHDLSTDEMEQTLRMVNSPQEWLVLMLEILKRSEKKDNFSAVAVWVGNPQDTTLLHSLSDAQRILFAPEK; this comes from the coding sequence ATGAATATTACTTTTGCATCAACGACTAATCAGGGCATTCGCGACAGTAATCAGGACTGCATTGGCGAAGTGGTAGGCGATCGTTCGGCCTGCTTCGTCGTGTGTGACGGCATTGCCGGAATTCCTGGTGGAGACGTGGCGGCAAAAATAGCCTGTGACACGCTGGTTAACCACTTCAAGGGCGAAGATCATCTTGATGCGCAGCATATTCCTCAGCATATTGGCCGCGCCAATCAGGCCATCCTTAATGCACAGCGGCAAAATGACGCGCTCAAAAACATGGGCACCACGTTGGTTAGCCTGTTTATTGACCGCGATTATCGGCTGTCCTATTGGGCCCACGCCGGTGACAGCCGGCTTTATGCCTTTCGCCGTGGGTATCTGATGGAGCACACTCGCGACCACAGTCTGGTGCAGCAAATGAAAGACGCCGGTTATCAGACGCAGGGCGTTAACAGTAATCTGCTCTATTTTGCGCTGGGCATGCACGAGCAGCGCGAAGCCAGCTACAGCGATGTGCTTGCCCTTGAGGATGGCGACGTTTTTTTGCTGTGCACCGATGGATTCTGGCACGACCTCAGCACTGACGAAATGGAACAGACCCTGCGCATGGTCAACTCGCCTCAAGAATGGCTGGTACTGATGCTTGAAATCCTCAAGCGTTCTGAAAAAAAAGACAATTTCAGCGCCGTTGCCGTTTGGGTCGGCAATCCTCAAGACACGACCCTGTTGCATTCGCTGAGCGACGCGCAGCGCATTTTGTTCGCCCCTGAAAAATAG
- the tagH gene encoding type VI secretion system-associated FHA domain protein TagH, with amino-acid sequence MRFTLVKSKNGVQPPQTSCDFAPPGGTIGRSEDNNFTLPDENRAISRLQALVHISAEGECRLTNRGNVINVEFNGIPLERGRQVELQDGDQLGIGDYVIAVSSLQQNTALHAEPVKPASAMPSNLSSGTATAIPGEIWDSLADEFFVTKPAETQEHAAAQARKDKDNPLTELTREELNPVDPLSQIHNPASLHQLNKRETDPTRLFTADSPFEQEHILKNSTPSTLLAQDALPPKSDPAQQQEIDPLALFGGAPSSSENNDLFGLMVDNAQPLTPPEHFQAAPDEPEFTPAAQIKPQPAAVEPIDEASLTSLQPEAPPSPSEEKIAPQPSLSAGRMSIDPVSYQRQPARQNSHDNAMLEGNLLQGLLEGIGLNEMHNQPEFGENQLRLLGQVVSLFSQGTVALLSSRSMLKRGVKAEMTMILDEANNPFKLLPSGKTVLMQMFGTQMPGFMQPEQAVRDALIDLQAHQLGMIAGIRAIIAAMLQSFNPELLETKAREEGQLPRLALSTKRKAALWDYFIKNYQKTSGEIEDDFHTLFGEAFLHAYDVEVDQYKDLQTQQGK; translated from the coding sequence ATGCGATTTACTCTCGTAAAAAGTAAAAATGGCGTTCAGCCACCACAAACCAGCTGCGACTTTGCCCCACCCGGCGGCACGATTGGGCGCAGCGAGGACAATAATTTCACCTTACCTGATGAAAATCGGGCCATTTCACGTTTGCAGGCGTTGGTGCACATTTCTGCAGAGGGTGAATGCCGCCTGACCAACCGTGGCAACGTGATTAACGTCGAGTTCAACGGTATTCCGCTGGAACGTGGCCGTCAGGTTGAACTGCAGGACGGAGACCAGCTCGGCATTGGCGACTATGTCATTGCCGTTTCCTCGTTACAGCAGAATACGGCGCTGCACGCCGAGCCTGTAAAACCCGCCAGTGCGATGCCGTCAAACCTGTCATCTGGCACGGCAACCGCGATCCCCGGTGAGATATGGGACAGCCTGGCCGACGAATTTTTCGTTACGAAACCGGCTGAAACGCAGGAACACGCCGCGGCCCAAGCGCGCAAAGACAAGGATAATCCGCTGACCGAATTGACCCGTGAAGAGCTGAATCCGGTCGATCCTCTCTCTCAAATTCACAATCCCGCCAGTTTACATCAGCTCAATAAACGAGAGACTGACCCAACGCGCTTGTTTACCGCCGACAGCCCGTTCGAGCAGGAACATATTCTTAAAAATTCGACGCCAAGCACGCTGCTGGCGCAGGATGCTTTGCCGCCTAAATCCGACCCCGCGCAACAGCAGGAGATAGACCCGCTGGCGCTGTTCGGCGGCGCCCCCTCTTCTTCTGAAAACAATGATCTGTTTGGATTGATGGTCGATAATGCCCAGCCGCTTACGCCGCCGGAGCATTTTCAGGCCGCACCCGACGAGCCGGAATTTACCCCAGCGGCGCAGATAAAACCGCAACCGGCGGCGGTTGAACCGATTGACGAGGCTTCGCTCACCTCGCTGCAACCAGAAGCCCCACCTTCTCCGTCGGAAGAGAAAATCGCGCCGCAGCCCTCGCTTTCGGCCGGTCGAATGAGCATCGACCCGGTTTCATATCAACGCCAGCCCGCCCGTCAAAATAGTCACGACAATGCCATGCTGGAAGGCAACCTGCTGCAGGGCTTGCTGGAGGGCATCGGCCTTAACGAGATGCATAACCAGCCGGAATTTGGTGAGAATCAGCTGCGTCTGCTGGGGCAAGTGGTCAGCCTTTTTTCACAGGGTACAGTGGCCCTGCTGTCGTCGCGCTCAATGCTTAAACGCGGCGTGAAAGCAGAAATGACCATGATCCTCGACGAAGCCAATAACCCGTTCAAACTGCTGCCGTCGGGAAAAACGGTGCTGATGCAGATGTTTGGCACGCAAATGCCGGGCTTTATGCAGCCAGAACAGGCAGTGCGTGACGCGCTGATTGATTTACAGGCCCACCAGCTTGGCATGATCGCCGGTATCAGGGCGATTATTGCCGCCATGCTGCAGTCGTTCAACCCGGAGCTGCTAGAAACCAAGGCGCGGGAAGAGGGCCAACTCCCGCGCCTTGCGCTGTCGACTAAGCGCAAAGCGGCGCTGTGGGACTACTTCATTAAAAATTATCAAAAAACGTCGGGAGAAATTGAGGATGATTTTCACACCCTGTTTGGGGAAGCCTTCCTGCACGCCTACGACGTTGAAGTGGACCAGTACAAAGACCTGCAAACCCAACAGGGAAAATAA
- a CDS encoding type VI secretion system tube protein Hcp: MAISMFLQVSGVTGESKDSNHTGWSDILSFSWGANQPNNMNVGGGGGAGKVYFNDLHVNALIDKATPSLMKYCANGEHIPTITLSVCKAGGNQVEYTQIVLTQVLVTAVQYIGAHTDDTVGINYSFQAASVKSEYWVQLDTGGQGASTEFTWDIKQNTGS, translated from the coding sequence ATGGCTATTTCAATGTTCTTGCAGGTTAGCGGCGTTACGGGCGAATCAAAAGATTCAAACCACACCGGATGGTCCGATATTTTATCTTTCTCGTGGGGAGCGAACCAGCCCAACAATATGAACGTCGGCGGCGGCGGCGGCGCCGGTAAGGTTTACTTCAACGACCTGCACGTCAATGCGTTGATCGACAAAGCCACGCCAAGCCTGATGAAATACTGTGCCAACGGCGAACATATTCCCACCATTACCCTTTCCGTCTGCAAAGCGGGGGGCAATCAGGTGGAATATACCCAAATTGTTTTGACCCAGGTTCTGGTGACAGCCGTCCAATATATCGGTGCCCACACTGACGACACGGTCGGCATTAACTACTCCTTCCAGGCCGCGTCGGTCAAGAGCGAGTACTGGGTACAGCTGGACACCGGTGGTCAAGGTGCATCAACCGAATTCACCTGGGACATCAAACAGAACACCGGTTCTTAA
- the tssC gene encoding type VI secretion system contractile sheath large subunit translates to MSNSSTQSLEQQTRQAGFSQDEFSALLNKEFKPKTDSARDAIENAVKTLAEQALQNTVPVSTDAYRTIQALIAEIDLKLSQQVNQIMHHESFQKLEGAWRGLHYLVNNTETDEMLKIRVMNISKKELGRNLKRHKGIGWDQGPLFKKVYEEEYGQFGGEPFGCLIGDYYFDHSPQDVEMLGEIAKISAAAHCPFIAGASPNALQMESWQELANPRDLTKIFQNTEYAAWRTLRETEDTRYLGLVMPRFLSRLPYGIRTNPVDSFDFEEDTEGATHKNYTWANSAYAMGANINRSFKEFGWCTSIRGVESGGSVENLPCHVFPSDDGGVDMKCPTEIAISDRREAELAKNGFIPLIHRKNSDFAAFIGAQSLQKPEEYYDADASANAQLAARLPYLFACCRFAHYLKCIVRDKIGSFHERQDMERWLNEWIVHYVDGDPANSSQQTKSRKPLADAQIQVEEIEDNPGYYSAKFFLRPHYQLEGLTVSLRLVSKLPSLKQKQA, encoded by the coding sequence ATGAGTAATTCATCAACCCAATCCCTTGAGCAGCAAACCCGACAAGCGGGTTTTTCGCAGGATGAATTCAGTGCGTTGCTGAATAAAGAGTTCAAACCCAAAACAGATTCTGCCCGTGATGCCATAGAAAACGCGGTAAAAACGCTCGCCGAGCAGGCGCTGCAAAACACTGTGCCGGTTTCAACCGACGCTTACCGCACTATCCAGGCATTGATTGCTGAAATAGACCTCAAGCTTTCTCAGCAGGTGAATCAGATAATGCACCACGAGTCTTTCCAGAAGCTCGAGGGCGCATGGCGTGGCCTGCATTATTTGGTCAACAATACTGAAACCGATGAGATGTTGAAGATTCGCGTCATGAATATCAGCAAGAAAGAGCTGGGGCGCAATCTGAAACGCCATAAAGGCATCGGCTGGGATCAGGGGCCGTTGTTTAAGAAAGTGTATGAAGAAGAGTATGGCCAGTTTGGCGGCGAGCCGTTTGGCTGTCTGATTGGTGATTATTACTTCGACCACAGCCCGCAGGATGTCGAAATGCTGGGTGAAATAGCCAAAATTAGCGCCGCGGCGCACTGTCCATTTATTGCAGGCGCGTCGCCGAATGCGCTGCAAATGGAAAGTTGGCAGGAGTTGGCCAATCCGCGCGACCTGACCAAAATATTCCAGAATACCGAATATGCGGCGTGGCGAACGCTGCGCGAAACCGAGGATACGCGTTATCTCGGCCTGGTGATGCCGCGTTTTCTCTCCCGTCTGCCTTACGGAATTCGCACCAATCCGGTCGACAGTTTTGACTTTGAAGAAGACACCGAAGGGGCCACGCATAAAAATTACACCTGGGCCAACTCGGCCTACGCCATGGGCGCCAACATCAATCGCTCCTTTAAAGAGTTTGGCTGGTGTACCTCGATTCGCGGCGTGGAGTCCGGCGGCTCGGTTGAGAATCTTCCCTGCCACGTGTTTCCAAGCGACGACGGCGGTGTAGACATGAAGTGTCCGACTGAAATCGCCATCAGCGATCGCCGTGAAGCCGAGTTGGCGAAAAATGGTTTTATTCCGCTGATTCACCGCAAAAACTCAGACTTTGCCGCCTTCATCGGTGCACAGTCGCTGCAAAAGCCGGAGGAATATTACGACGCAGATGCCAGCGCCAACGCTCAACTGGCGGCTCGACTGCCTTACCTGTTCGCCTGCTGCCGCTTCGCACACTATTTGAAATGCATCGTGCGCGACAAAATTGGTTCTTTCCACGAGCGTCAGGACATGGAGCGCTGGTTAAATGAGTGGATCGTTCACTACGTGGACGGTGATCCGGCAAACTCATCGCAGCAAACTAAATCGCGTAAGCCACTGGCCGATGCACAAATCCAGGTCGAAGAGATTGAAGATAATCCGGGTTACTACTCGGCTAAATTCTTCCTGCGTCCGCACTATCAGCTCGAAGGGCTGACGGTTTCACTACGCCTGGTATCAAAACTGCCCTCGCTTAAACAAAAGCAGGCATAA
- the tssB gene encoding type VI secretion system contractile sheath small subunit → MANFPGTKKARSGQKFIARNRAPRVQIEYDVEIYGSERKIQIPFVMGVMADLVGQSQQDQMPIEERKFLEIDIDNFDERMKSLQPHIAYHVDNTLTGKGMLGVDLTFNSMEDFSPDAIVRRVEPLDQLLDARTQLSNLLSYMDGKNGAEELISEILKNPTLLKSLTAAAKPANNVEEESSTEKNHE, encoded by the coding sequence ATGGCCAATTTTCCCGGCACAAAAAAAGCCCGTAGCGGGCAGAAATTCATTGCCCGTAATCGTGCACCGCGCGTGCAGATAGAGTATGACGTTGAGATTTACGGATCCGAACGCAAAATTCAGATCCCGTTTGTCATGGGCGTGATGGCGGACTTAGTGGGCCAATCGCAACAGGACCAAATGCCGATTGAGGAGCGCAAGTTTCTTGAAATCGATATCGACAACTTTGATGAGCGCATGAAGTCCCTACAGCCACACATCGCCTATCACGTGGATAACACCTTGACGGGAAAAGGAATGTTGGGTGTAGATCTCACGTTTAACAGTATGGAAGATTTTTCACCCGACGCTATCGTTCGCCGCGTTGAACCTCTTGACCAACTGCTCGATGCCCGCACCCAGCTGTCAAACCTGCTCTCCTATATGGACGGCAAAAACGGCGCTGAAGAGTTGATTTCAGAAATCCTCAAAAACCCCACCCTGCTTAAATCGCTGACCGCCGCCGCTAAACCGGCAAACAACGTAGAAGAAGAGAGCAGCACGGAGAAAAATCATGAGTAA
- the tssA gene encoding type VI secretion system protein TssA, with protein sequence MNIEPLLAPVSDEHPCGENLEYDAEFMAFERSCEGKAEQQFGKTIIPAEAADWRLVEKQGQALLMRTKDLRIILPLTEAWTHLNGLEGFDAGLRLVTGVSEKYWPQLFPELEFDGEADPLLRINALASLSEQSSLMAALRQAKLFKSASGEISFRDATALIDGSKSECASYPGGLARLQQELSEGENDAVQLLLSIDSHLHQLHHDVTEHFGESGMPDLSALFRNLSALLQAYRQSLQEAQDLHAAQQSSAENLQPATAAALIKAPETDWRQVQLTSKEDAQLMLEKVKQYFRHYEPSHPAPMMLERVERLIQLDFLEIIRELAPDAVNQLKGVLGRTDA encoded by the coding sequence ATGAATATCGAACCCCTGCTGGCACCCGTCAGCGATGAGCACCCCTGCGGGGAAAATCTGGAATACGACGCCGAATTTATGGCCTTTGAACGGTCCTGCGAAGGGAAGGCAGAGCAGCAGTTCGGCAAAACTATTATTCCCGCCGAGGCGGCGGACTGGCGTCTGGTTGAAAAACAGGGCCAGGCACTGCTGATGAGAACCAAGGATTTGCGAATAATTTTACCCCTCACTGAAGCATGGACCCATCTCAATGGCCTTGAAGGGTTTGATGCCGGTCTGCGATTAGTGACCGGCGTCAGTGAAAAATATTGGCCGCAACTCTTTCCGGAACTGGAATTTGACGGCGAAGCAGATCCGCTGCTGCGCATCAACGCACTGGCCAGCCTGAGCGAACAATCGTCGCTGATGGCGGCGCTGCGGCAGGCAAAATTGTTCAAAAGCGCCAGCGGCGAAATAAGTTTTCGTGACGCTACTGCCCTGATTGACGGCAGCAAAAGCGAGTGCGCCAGTTACCCCGGTGGCCTGGCTCGACTTCAGCAGGAGTTGTCTGAGGGAGAAAACGACGCCGTTCAACTGCTGCTGAGTATCGACAGCCATTTGCATCAGTTGCATCACGACGTAACCGAGCATTTTGGCGAAAGCGGTATGCCTGATTTGTCGGCACTTTTTAGAAACCTCTCGGCATTGTTACAAGCTTATCGCCAGAGTCTGCAGGAGGCGCAGGACCTGCATGCAGCCCAACAATCAAGCGCTGAAAATCTGCAACCTGCGACGGCTGCTGCGCTAATAAAAGCGCCCGAAACCGACTGGCGACAGGTGCAGCTCACCTCAAAAGAGGACGCCCAGCTGATGCTGGAAAAGGTTAAACAGTATTTTCGTCACTACGAGCCCAGCCATCCGGCACCGATGATGCTTGAACGCGTCGAGCGGCTTATACAACTCGATTTTCTGGAAATTATTCGTGAACTGGCACCGGATGCCGTCAATCAACTGAAAGGGGTGTTGGGTCGTACAGACGCTTAA